In Cryptomeria japonica chromosome 10, Sugi_1.0, whole genome shotgun sequence, a genomic segment contains:
- the LOC131079928 gene encoding MLO-like protein 9 yields the protein MALDIQDRNPVVRGAPVVNPNDQLFWFKRPRLILHLIHFSLYQSAFHLAFFFWAWYEYGLESCFHKQIANIVVRVSLGVTVQILCSYVTLPLYALVTQMGTNMKTTIFGERIASSLKKWHQRAKRNLEERQENVSKWTNKFTRRIFSSSSFPQLQKCKRPRKLGAKGTI from the exons ATGGCGTTGGACATCCAAGACAGAAATCCTGTTGTGCGAGGAGCTCCAGTGGTGAATCCCAATGATCAACTCTTTTGGTTCAAACGACCCCGCCTCATTCTTCATCTCATACATTTTTCCCTATATCAG AGTGCTTTCCACCTTGCTTTTTTCTTTTGGGCATGG TATGAGTATGGCCTGGAATCCTGCTTCCACAAACAGATCGCAAATATTGTAGTTAGAGTAAGCTTGGG AGTTACAGTTCAAATACTGTGCAGCTATGTAACTCTCCCTCTCTACGCTCTTGTTACACAG ATGGGGACAAACATGAAAACCACCATATTCGGTGAAAGAATAGCCAGCTCCTTGAAGAAGTGGCACCAGAGAGCTAAGAGGAACCTTGAGGAAAGGCAAGAAAATGTATCAAAGTGGACAAACAAATTCACCCGAAGGATCTTCTCCAGTTCATCTTTTCCACAATTACAAAAGTGTAAGAGACCCAGAAAGCTTGGAGCAAAAGGAACAATTTGA